TTAACTAAATATGCCCCTTGAGGCATAAATACGATCTAACAACTCGATCCACACGGATAACAAATGGATCGTACAAAATCTCAAGCCCACAATCTCATCTCTACAAGTTCTAAAAGTAAACGACCTAGTCGTATAAAATGGAACACTTTCACAAAAACAAGTTGTTCCAAGAAAACTCGTTCTAGCATTCACAACAACATAAGGATAACTTGGATTAAACGAGTTATGCCAGTCAACCATATTTTCAACGAAATTGTGTTAAGCACAAGTCGTGTCTATCTAAAAGCAAAGCTTTAAAAGTGATTTGTATCAAAATGAATCACTTCAACCAAACGACTTGTATAGAAACGAGTTAAAAAGGAAGGATTGTAAACGTTTCTAAACAAAATCGAAACGTAAAAACTATCCTCCAAAACAACTTGGATAAAACAAGTTGTATCATACACAAGGACGATAACCTTGTAAAAACTAGAAAGGGGAGGGAATAAGCATATAATCCTTTCACCTAAGGCGccaatttatgctcgacaaagcGCAAAAATCACAAGCTGGCCTTTTCAATGGTCGCTCGGTTAAAGCGACGAGGTATAAATTGGTGTCCAATGGTTATAATACGGCTTGATGATTTAAAACAACTCAAGCCCATGAGTTGAACAAAATCGAGTAAAAAATAACCATATGATCTAagtaatttgtattaaaataaattgCGTAAAACAACTTGATATATAACAAGTTGTGCTTCAAAAAGTGACTTGTATAAAAACAAGTCATCTAGAAAACTCAGAATGAATGAGTTCAACAAAAAAATGCTTCATTCGAAAATCCTTTCTGCTTGATTGCTCGAGTCCGACTTCATAAAGCTCGACCTCGAGCAGGGGCATAATGGATAAAGCAACGAAGTCCGATGGTTATAAAGATGATCTGATAGTTTAAAAGGACTCAAAATAAACAATTTGTACTTGAAACAAGTTGTGAAGTCCTAAAAAACAGCTCGAATTTAAATGAGTTGTATGaaattagatcaagaaataGCCACGTTTTAATTAAACGATTTGAAATGAAACAAATCGTAAGACCTTAAAACTACTCGCATCGAACGAGCTAGATGAGGTTATACTAAAAAATACGAGTTTTGAAATAAACGATTTGTATCAAAACAAGTCGTAAGAAATCAGAATAAGTTTCAGAAAGGTGATTTGTATTAAAACAAGTCATGTATCCTCAAAACAACTCGAATTGAACGAGTTGTACGAAACTAGAACAAGAAGTATTCTTTGGTTAAGTAAGATGTGCTAAAACCAATTATACAGAGCCTACAAGCCCGAGTTTAAATACTCGAATCCAACTCTTAAGAAAAAGAGATTGaactcgagtaggggcactgttcatacacTGGCCCAACACTAAGGCTCAGGTCCAAATACACcaaaaggcccaatccaaagaTTGGCCTTCGTTATTCACCGACCTcctcaaaagaggtcggactcaacacagacttctttccaaagaagtcgggttcaagagatagctggcagataacgcttattcaaataagtaactgcccctaaaatctctctaaccacttctagaagccatatcccaacaatccctagataaagggacggttatccacctaaaaaggtggcactactccaacggtggttattggatcaccactataaataccctgacacccctcaggtatctctaagttccaatacattctaaacctgctttaccccatgctgacttaggcatcggagtgtctttgcaggtaccaccccccatctCTTGGAACACACAACTCGGAGGCGGCTCCCAGACGTAAACCAAGTCGGAGACCACACTCCTCCAGCGCTTGGGCCTCAAACAAGTCCAACCACCGTCCGGTTCTAGGTAAGCCCCGGAACAGTTATGTTGCACATCTTAATTGTCAAATTAGTAATTAGTCATTgatattgataatgatatataaaatagatagagTGGTTGAATGAACGAGAGAAATAGAGaaaggaagagggggaagggagaacTCTTTAATTTCGGAGGAAAAGAATTGATTTCAATTGCAATGGAAGTGTCATGTGTCATATTttagttgtaaaattagtaagaaaaaagaaagaatttaattttggagggaaacattcaatttcaattacgaGAGAGTGATATGTGACACATTTTGGTTGTTAAATTAGTAAAGAAAAGAgggaaattttttaattttagaaaaaaaaaattgatttcaattGCAATAAAAAAGTGACatataacatattttaattataaaattagagataaataataaatttgtacCCCTTTCTCCCTATCAATAGAAAGTATAGCTATTGTATTATAACAAAATCTTGTAGGTTAGTAAGATTTAAGTGAATAAGTGCTGTAATATGCCTTTACTTCTTCAAGAAGTAAAAGCTAATGTTTCAAGTTATAAAATTCCTTCttgattttcaattttttttttcttgtgtgcTTATATTTGTCACACGAAACTactatatttttgtaattatttgaataaaattaaaatgtgaaataaaaaaagttattcgctttttttttttttctaataagcTTTAAAAAACCTGATAAAATCAATTCTGAGAAAATCATTTGtacaaaaaaaagtaattatCCAAAGACCTAAATTTAGCACCATCTAGTTCTagataagcttcttctttacgAAGTATCGCTTCAAATGCCAAAATTGCAAAGCTGAAACTACAATGCAGATACCCAAGGACATTATACTAAGCCATGCTACTCTGGCATTTGTTCTTTCACTTACGCCCCTCATATTTGATTCTctgagaagaaaaaaagaaatggTTAATCAGAAAAAGTCAAGACAACTTGCAACACCGCCTCAAAgaagaaaaggggaaaaataaaaataaaggcCAACATTTAGGCTTTTgtcatataataaaaattacgaTACCTGTTCTTCAGATTTAGCAAATTCTCATGGATAGTCACCACTGCTTCTTCCAGCTTTCTCAGCTCAAGCTCTACCCCCTAAGCATCAATTACATATAAAACTGATGTTAGCAAAGATAAATTCTTCAAGGGGCAATATCCAGAGGATAGTCAGTTAGGTAGTATTTGTTTTGAAAGATTGAAACTGATACTAAgagatataatataaaaatttaatttagtttcaattttttaatttgtcttTCAAACAATCACTATCTTTTAGTCTCAAATCTCAATCTCTTTTATAAATGTAATATTAAGCACTTCATCAAGATACTTACATTAATGCATTCATGGTGATTAAAACATTTTATGAATAGTTCAGATAGTGAGTAATtaggttaattttttttttaaaatggaCAATTATTCATTAGTGTGGATTAACTAAGTGTTTTTTCTAATGTGGAGATAAAAAATCTGAAAgtcaaattttataataaaattttacaaatattcaaatctaatcctctaattttttatttttaaatatgaCCCTCtaatttcttttactttttttccACAATTTTATGATACATCTCTCATCCTTATGATATAACAAAACCcactcttttttttaatattaaaaataaaaataggaataatTAACCCCGTCAAACATGATGAAGTCAAACAAGTGTTCCTTCGATTTGAGACAAGCAAGCTTACCTCACATTTAATTAAGTGGTTCGATTATTAACTAACCAGTTAAATTATTGACTCAGTAGTAAGTAATTCAATGCCTTAGATAGGTTAATTGTTAGATCAGTTTTGATAATTGTATATGCTTTTGAGTCACAATTTCAAAGtagtattaaaaaaaagatctGTGATAGATGTACTTAGGTTCCATTTTAAACTATCATACTTCCATTACTATTAGATAGAACTTAATCTCATTTTAAAATAGAATCACACcatattatatttaatagtaATAAGGTCGTGAGTTtcttaatataaaatacaaaataagtTGCCCTAACTATTTCTATTCGAAGTGTGTCACAAACACTGAGATTTATCAAACCCTGACTCATTATTCATCtgtagatgccataaatggaaTATACAGgtaaattaagaaaatatatGTAGGTAGATATGACTTATGAATGGAATATTTACCTCAATCTTTTCTTTCTTAGCAACTGTTTCCCATTCCGTGGCTGCAATGCCGATTTTCCAATCGAGGTTGACTTGAACTTCTTCATTTCCTTGATTTTCAGCCACCCAGAAGCATGCTAGGTAGCTCCCAGTCTCTGTAGTTGTAAATGCGAACTTGCCGATTGTTGCGTTCTCCTTGAAATGAAGATTGTTTCCATATGGTGATGTCACCTAAACAAAATTTGTAGTACTATTACTATAAGATAAATCCAGAGATCAGCTTACAAGAAACGGTGGAAGTTATTTTTTGATAACAAAATAATAGGTATACAGTAATACAGACAGAAACTAAGAAACTACTATCTCTAATCTCTATAATTAATGCATTATTATTCGATGATTAATGTATCTAATAAATGTATCAATTCTCATAATAGAACACTGATAATAATTTCTGGAAGGATTATTTGCATTCACTTCACCGGTAGCAGCATgagcaaatatatatataagcacGTGCATTcagataaaaagttaaaatagCCTGAAAGATGAGTTCATCAAAATAAGAGAAACACGTAAATTGAATGAATCATATTATATTCAGTCATTCTCATGGCACAAAACACATGAACTATCTAATATTAGTACTAAATCAATTTCACAAATCAGAATTAGGTTTTCGATGAAAGATGATCCAAAATAATCTAACCTAATAATTAAGGTGAGATAtatgaattaattatattattgtgTTATGTGAGAAACGAAAACAAACGAGAATAAAAGCAATCGATCCAGATCGGTACGCGATACCTTGACGGAAATAGTAGGGTTTCGGGGAGGTGAGCGATGATGAAGATCAGCGGCACCGACTGCAGCAACGACAAAGTAGTTAGCTAAAACGATGATGTTGCTTTGGATTTCTTCTGAAACGCATTTCGTGGAAGTAGCCTTCGCCTGTAACGTGATCCAGATGGCTCCACACGGCGGTGACAGTGACagaaagaagaagcagaagaacAGTAATAAAACTATGGCTTTCACTTTCACTTGCAGTTCCAACAACATGATGTTGCTTCAACTTTCTATATAAGATATAAACACATACAACGACGAAGAATGCAAATGCAATTGCCAATGGCAATGGCAATGGCAGTGGCAATTGTTCCTCGATCTCTCTCTTTTTCGATCTCTTTCTGTTTCCTATCTTTccgctttttttcttttcaaattattattttcgttttttctttgatcttatttttatattaagtTTTGTTAGTGAAATTTGAGTTTCAGTTTTTGATGCATGATAGAATTagagtgtgtgtttggatttcaGTTTGTAAACGAAAGTTTATATAGAATTGATTTTGCAaacttgattttgatgaaaagtaagtttgtattgaagtgatttatgtttggctatctttatatcaaaatggattatagtaaaataaatatggTTTGGAATACACtactcaaaatcacttttagatgaaaaattactaaaatagatatcaacttaaataaatttttatattaccctatcattttaatttagatatttgaataatcttattaattaattttataataaaattaatatatattattttaaataaaaataacatataaaaattagcaaaataaaattatatatataagagtatttaatcaaatatgttatattttttaaaaattttaagtattaacgtaaaaatgttaatttagtatttttttatctcgtattttttgtttaatactcttaataattttattcttaatattattttagaattaatattattttagaatctaacgtgtataattttattaatatctatgattaaatttttatataatttgtcTTTTTTAATAGGATTATaatctatattataaaaaacttacaataaaaaattatatataccagaattataattataaaaaagaatattaaaaaaataaaattaaatatttatcttgACAGTGATGGAAACAAATCTAAAAGTTCTTGATaatgtattttatataatatatttttagttctcttagtactcttttttagtaccttaaaattttttactattattattattattatttatggttaattttttgtttaatttactttacCTAATGGAATCaataaatcatattataaaaagataataataaatataatatacaaaaatcATAATTATAAGAATGTAtaatgttaaataaaaatttaacaaaaaataaatataataaataatagaaaaaaagagttcatataaagagaaataataagaaaagaagGCCAATTCACCTAATAAGAATtccataaataatataataacatGTTTATAGGATAAAATTGGTAAAGAAAAAATAGATGTTGAGGGTAAATGGCTAAAAGCCCGTTGGTGAAACGCAGAAGCTAGAAATTGTTGCTTCTGGTAAACGTGGTTTTAAATACAAAATCACTTCTGCGTTTTGCCAAACTAAAAATTAGCCAAACAAAAATGTGAAGCTTTCAAGAAGCTTAAACGCGCTTTTTCTTCTCAAACGGGTTTGCCAAACACACCGAGTATCCACCATCCAGTCACATTCTTCTCTTTAGAAAATCATTTAAGAATATACATGAATTTAAAAGTTAGTTATTTCTTATAAAGtttttaatgtttattattaaattttgtcTTATATTGAATCAATTTTTACATTTAGTTGTAtaagaatttaaaatattttgtaatcTAAGTTTAATTTAAGGATTCTGTTACAAAGATTTATTGATTTGAAAGAcagttaaaacttaaaaaggTTTCTATATAAACTATAAGAATTTACATAATAATAATCAGAATTTTTAGGTGGGCCGAACGAAGGCCCAGAGGGGAATAATGAATTTCTTTAGAATGTTACTGTCCATAGTGTTTTGGGCTGAATGGATTATGCAAGTTGAAAAGAATTAGATTTGACTTTTACTTGCAAGTTGCAAACACTACACATGTCACATGaccattttttctatttttaaaaaatcaaattcaattaaattagtCCAGCATTTGTAACCATTCTATACTTAATAAAAAGGCAGCATCAAACCAAGTTGAGTTGGTCACTAGTCCGCTTAAGTAAGTGTTGGGGGTTCGAATACCACCTTTAGTACCGCGACGGATTAGTCATTGACATGTCGGATTAGGGGATACTGCgggaaaccaaaaaaaaaaggtagCATCAACTtcagaaaaaaaatgaattaaggAATAAAACGAAAACtaacataataaattaatgaTAGCATGCTTCAGATCATTGTGAACTATTCATTAAATAATCCCATGCTTCCTCGAGAGCAATGAATATTGAATTCAATCTCATCTCTTCTTGTGTTATCAATACTTGAGTTATAATTTTTGAGAACATAAATCATGCTTTGGTTTCACTCATTTCATATCTTGCCTCAAAATAAGTTGCCACTACATTGATATTAagaggagagaaaaaaaaaattcacttaTAGTATAGTAGCTCTCGTTTTTCTTAGTTTCTTTAGTGGGTAGATAGAATTTGTGCATTATCATCAAGTTCATAAATCAAATTCAGACACTTAAAAACGGCTACCTACTTGTGTTCCCCAACCTATCAATACCATTTTGTAAATATGAGGTGTCACAATCCACTCTAGTTTCCATTTCCATACCCAATATCAAATTAAATCTTAGCACCATGAAAAAGGCATTCTTTTTTACCATTAAGGTTCAGAAAAGTCCACAACTCCATCAATTCATGCTTTGAATAGACACCAAAATTTCAAAGCAGTGTCCCCACTATATCACTATGA
This sequence is a window from Arachis stenosperma cultivar V10309 chromosome 10, arast.V10309.gnm1.PFL2, whole genome shotgun sequence. Protein-coding genes within it:
- the LOC130958014 gene encoding transmembrane emp24 domain-containing protein p24delta4-like codes for the protein MLLELQVKVKAIVLLLFFCFFFLSLSPPCGAIWITLQAKATSTKCVSEEIQSNIIVLANYFVVAAVGAADLHHRSPPRNPTISVKVTSPYGNNLHFKENATIGKFAFTTTETGSYLACFWVAENQGNEEVQVNLDWKIGIAATEWETVAKKEKIEGVELELRKLEEAVVTIHENLLNLKNRESNMRGVSERTNARVAWLSIMSLGICIVVSALQFWHLKRYFVKKKLI